A region of Sphingobium baderi DNA encodes the following proteins:
- the rpsO gene encoding 30S ribosomal protein S15 translates to MSITAERKEALIKEYARAEGDTGSPEVQVAILSERIANLTEHFKGHHKDNHSRRGLLMLVNKRRSLLDYLKNKDEGRYTDLISKLGLRK, encoded by the coding sequence ATGTCGATCACTGCAGAGCGCAAAGAAGCGCTGATCAAGGAATATGCCCGTGCCGAAGGCGATACGGGTTCGCCCGAAGTCCAGGTCGCGATCCTCTCCGAGCGTATCGCCAACCTGACCGAGCACTTCAAGGGTCACCACAAGGATAACCACAGCCGTCGCGGCCTGCTGATGCTGGTCAACAAGCGCCGTTCGCTGCTGGACTATCTCAAGAATAAGGATGAGGGCCGCTATACCGACCTCATCTCCAAGCTGGGCCTGCGTAAGTAA
- a CDS encoding alpha/beta hydrolase family protein: protein MFLLLGLSTSMMVGLPDAAMAKESAIHSAVTADPPPDTAFPAGMSAFVIPAGEGAMNAIMYTAAGAGLHPTLLLLHGFPGNEQNLDLAQAARRAGWNVLTLHYRGSWGSPGTFSFTHAAEDARTALDFLRQPGVVARYRIDAGAIVLAGHSMGGFMAADAAADDRAVAGLFLIDPWNPAETAASLSTAQGEAAWKAEVTGDLAPLHGATYDTLTEELKAHASRLDLGQRLVALGQRSLTIIGAERGLGATARKVAADAQSANPSSRLMVWPTDHGFSDKRIALADALVRFLAGVTPPLR from the coding sequence ATGTTCCTGCTTCTGGGGCTTTCCACCTCCATGATGGTGGGCCTGCCTGATGCAGCGATGGCGAAGGAGTCGGCGATTCATTCCGCCGTCACCGCCGATCCCCCGCCGGATACCGCCTTTCCAGCAGGCATGAGCGCCTTTGTCATCCCGGCTGGCGAGGGAGCGATGAACGCGATCATGTATACCGCCGCGGGGGCGGGGTTGCATCCGACCCTGCTCCTGCTGCACGGCTTCCCCGGCAATGAGCAGAACCTTGACCTCGCGCAAGCCGCCCGACGCGCTGGATGGAATGTGCTGACCCTGCATTATCGCGGTTCATGGGGGAGCCCCGGCACTTTCTCCTTCACCCATGCGGCGGAGGATGCCCGCACGGCGCTCGATTTTCTGCGCCAGCCCGGCGTCGTGGCCCGTTACCGGATCGACGCCGGCGCGATCGTGCTGGCCGGACACAGCATGGGTGGCTTCATGGCGGCAGATGCAGCGGCTGACGATCGGGCGGTTGCGGGCCTTTTCCTTATCGACCCGTGGAACCCGGCCGAAACGGCGGCATCGCTCTCCACGGCGCAGGGCGAAGCGGCATGGAAAGCGGAGGTGACGGGCGATCTGGCGCCGCTGCACGGCGCGACCTATGACACCCTCACCGAGGAACTCAAAGCCCATGCAAGCCGCCTCGACCTTGGTCAGCGCCTTGTCGCACTGGGCCAGCGTTCGCTGACGATCATCGGCGCGGAACGGGGCCTTGGCGCTACCGCGCGCAAAGTCGCCGCCGATGCCCAATCCGCCAATCCTTCATCCCGCCTGATGGTCTGGCCGACGGATCATGGCTTTTCCGATAAACGGATCGCGCTGGCCGATGCGCTGGTCCGCTTTCTGGCGGGCGTCACGCCGCCGCTGCGCTGA
- the rbfA gene encoding 30S ribosome-binding factor RbfA, producing the protein MAQQPEGPSVRLLRVGEQVRHILSEILTRGDVHDDVLNNHVVSVTEVRMSPDLRHATVFVKPLLGQDEEAVLKALRTNTAYLQREVAHRIRLKYAAKLKFLADESFDEGSHIDRLLRDPKVVQDLEKPQED; encoded by the coding sequence ATGGCTCAACAACCCGAAGGCCCTTCCGTCCGCCTGCTTCGCGTGGGTGAACAGGTGCGTCATATCCTGTCCGAAATCCTGACGCGCGGCGATGTGCATGACGATGTGCTGAACAATCATGTCGTCAGCGTCACCGAAGTCCGCATGTCCCCCGACCTGCGCCATGCGACGGTGTTCGTGAAACCCCTGCTGGGACAGGATGAGGAAGCGGTGCTGAAGGCGCTGCGGACCAACACCGCCTATCTCCAGCGGGAAGTCGCGCACCGCATCCGCCTCAAATATGCGGCTAAGCTCAAATTCCTCGCGGACGAAAGTTTCGACGAGGGCAGCCATATCGACCGCCTGCTGCGTGACCCAAAAGTCGTCCAAGATCTGGAAAAACCTCAGGAAGATTGA
- a CDS encoding DUF6491 family protein, with protein MKNIAQLARFAVAAAVLTLAGTAMAATGSDRPLGREASIPFVNHGGISNWRADGDEGLYIQDQHRNWYRASLMGACTDLPYAEAVGFRTWGGDRLDRFSAIQVGGQRCPIESLVTSAPPPAKAHKG; from the coding sequence ATGAAGAACATTGCTCAATTGGCCCGTTTCGCTGTCGCGGCGGCGGTGCTGACGCTTGCGGGAACGGCCATGGCGGCGACGGGATCGGACCGTCCGCTGGGACGCGAAGCCAGCATCCCCTTCGTCAATCATGGCGGCATATCCAACTGGCGCGCCGACGGCGATGAGGGCTTGTATATTCAGGACCAGCATCGCAACTGGTATCGCGCCAGCCTGATGGGAGCGTGCACGGACCTGCCCTATGCCGAAGCGGTGGGATTCCGCACATGGGGCGGAGACAGGCTCGACCGCTTTTCCGCGATCCAGGTCGGCGGTCAGCGTTGTCCGATCGAGAGCCTGGTCACCAGCGCCCCACCGCCAGCCAAGGCGCATAAGGGCTGA
- the truB gene encoding tRNA pseudouridine(55) synthase TruB has translation MHGWIILDKPLGLGSTQAVGAVKRALRQSGAGKVKVGHGGTLDPLATGVLPVAIGEATKLAGRMLDSDKIYDFTIDFGAQTDTLDLEGEVIATSSIRPTPAQVEAILSRFTGPIEQAPPAYSAILIDGQRAYDLARAGQDVQMKMRGVVIHSLTITASEAEGEGLASITLTAHVSKGTYIRSLARDIALALGTVGHVTMLRRVKAGPFTLDSAISLDKLNEAATGGGIVQLMLPLTAGLDDIPALPVSPDEALALRQGKALMGKPHTGLMLAMEGDTPVALVEASGPDIRVVRGFNL, from the coding sequence ATGCATGGCTGGATCATCCTCGACAAACCCTTGGGACTAGGCTCGACGCAGGCGGTGGGGGCGGTCAAGCGTGCCTTGCGCCAAAGCGGCGCGGGGAAAGTGAAGGTAGGCCATGGCGGCACGCTCGATCCCCTTGCGACGGGCGTGCTGCCGGTCGCCATAGGGGAAGCGACCAAACTTGCGGGGCGGATGCTCGATAGCGACAAGATTTACGATTTCACCATCGACTTTGGCGCGCAGACCGACACGCTCGATCTGGAAGGGGAGGTGATCGCGACCAGCAGCATCCGCCCCACGCCAGCGCAGGTGGAAGCGATCCTGTCTCGCTTTACCGGCCCCATCGAACAGGCGCCGCCCGCCTATTCCGCGATCCTGATCGACGGCCAGCGCGCCTATGACCTCGCCCGCGCCGGGCAGGATGTGCAGATGAAGATGCGGGGCGTGGTGATCCATTCCCTCACCATCACGGCCAGTGAAGCGGAAGGGGAGGGGCTGGCTTCCATCACCCTTACCGCCCATGTTTCCAAGGGCACCTATATCCGCAGCCTCGCTCGCGATATTGCGCTGGCGCTGGGCACGGTCGGCCATGTCACCATGCTGCGCCGGGTGAAAGCGGGGCCGTTCACGCTCGACTCCGCTATTTCGCTGGACAAATTGAACGAAGCTGCTACGGGCGGCGGCATCGTGCAGCTTATGCTGCCGTTGACGGCGGGGCTGGACGACATCCCGGCTCTCCCCGTCTCTCCCGATGAAGCGCTGGCTCTCCGACAGGGGAAGGCGCTGATGGGGAAACCGCATACCGGTCTCATGCTGGCGATGGAGGGCGATACGCCCGTCGCGCTGGTGGAGGCCAGTGGCCCGGATATCCGGGTGGTGCGCGGCTTTAATCTCTAG